A genomic segment from Bubalus kerabau isolate K-KA32 ecotype Philippines breed swamp buffalo chromosome 14, PCC_UOA_SB_1v2, whole genome shotgun sequence encodes:
- the PDP1 gene encoding pyruvate dehyrogenase phosphatase catalytic subunit 1 isoform X2 translates to MCVCPGPRRIGIPVRSSSLPLFSDAMPAPTQLFFPLIRNCELSRIYGTACYCHHKHLCCSPPYIPQSHPRYTPHPAYATFYRPKESWWQYTQGRRYASTPQKFYLTPPQVNSILKANEYSFKVPEFDGKNVSSVLGFDSNQLPANAPIEDRRSAATCLQTRGMLLGVFDGHAGCACSQAVSERLFYYIAVSLLPHETLLEIENAVESGRALLPILQWHKHPNDYFSKEASKLYFNSLRTYWQELIDLNTGESTDIDVKEALINAFKRLDNDISLEAQVGDPNSFLNYLVLRVAFSGATACVAHVDGVDLHVANTGDSRAMLGVQEEDGSWSAVTLSNDHNAQNEREVERLKLEHPKNEAKSVVKQDRLLGLLMPFRAFGDVKFKWSIDLQKRVIESGPDQLNDNEYTKFIPPNYYTPPYLTAEPEVTYHRLRPQDKFLVLATDGLWETMHRQDVVRIVGEYLTGMHHQQPIAVGGYKVTLGQMHGLLTERRAKMSSVFEDQNAATHLIRHAVGNNEFGAVDHERLSKMLSLPEELARMYRDDITIIVVQFNSHVVGAYQNQEQ, encoded by the exons atgtgtgtgtgtcccGGGCCCAGACGAATTG GAATCCCGGTCAGAAGTTCCAGCCTGCCACTGTTCTCTGATGCCATGCCAGCACCAACTCAACTGTTTTTCCCTCTGATTCGTAACTGTGAACTGAGCAGAATCTATGGCACTGCATGTTACTGCCACCACAAACATCTCTGCTGCTCACCCCCTTATATTCCGCAGAGTCACCCGAGATACACACCCCATCCGGCGTACGCTACCTTTTACAGGCCAAAGGAGAGCTGGTGGCAGTACACCCAAGGAAGGAGATACGCTTCCACACCGCAGAAGTTTTACCTCACACCTCCCCAAGTCAATAGCATCCTGAAAGCTAATGAGTACAGTTTCAAAGTGCCAGAATTTGATGGCAAAAATGTAAGTTCTGTCCTTGGATTTGACAGCAATCAGCTGCCGGCAAATGCACCCATTGAGGACCGGAGGAGTGCAGCAACCTGCTTGCAGACCAGAGGGATGCTTTTGGGGGTTTTCGATGGCCACGCAGGCTGTGCTTGCTCCCAGGCAGTTAGTGAAAGACTCTTTTACTATATTGCTGTCTCTTTGTTACCCCACGAGACTTTGCTGGAAATCGAAAATGCCGTGGAGAGCGGTCGAGCCCTGCTGCCCATTCTCCAGTGGCACAAGCACCCCAACGATTACTTCAGTAAGGAGGCGTCCAAGTTATATTTCAACAGCTTGAGGACTTACTGGCAAGAGCTTATTGACCTCAACACTGGGGAGTCGACTGATATTGATGTTAAGGAGGCTTTGATTAATGCTTTTAAGAGGCTTGATAATGACATCTCCTTGGAGGCTCAAGTTGGTGATCCCAATTCTTTCCTCAACTACCTAGTGCTTCGAGTGGCATTTTCTGGGGCCACAGCTTGCGTGGCCCATGTGGATGGCGTTGACCTTCATGTGGCCAACACTGGCGATAGCAGAGCCATGCTGGGGGTGCAGGAAGAGGACGGCTCTTGGTCGGCCGTCACCCTGTCTAATGACCACAACGCTCAGAATGAGAGAGAAGTGGAACGGCTGAAACTGGAGCACCCAAAGAACGAGGCCAAGAGTGTGGTGAAACAGGATCGGCTGCTTGGCTTGCTGATGCCTTTTCGGGCTTTTGGAGACGTCAAGTTCAAATGGAGCATTGACCTTCAGAAGAGAGTGATAGAATCTGGCCCAGACCAGTTGAATGACAATGAATACACCAAGTTCATCCCTCCTAATTATTACACACCTCCTTATCTCACTGCTGAACCAGAAGTAACTTACCACCGATTAAGGCCACAGGATAAATTTCTGGTACTGGCGACTGATGGGCTGTGGGAGACAATGCACAGGCAGGATGTGGTTAGGATTGTGGGTGAGTACCTAACAGGCATGCACCACCAGCAGCCAATAGCCGTTGGTGGCTATAAGGTGACTCTGGGGCAGATGCATGGCCTTTTAACAGAACGGAGAGCTAAGATGTCATCAGTGTTTGAGGACCAGAATGCAGCAACCCACCTTATTCGCCACGCTGTGGGCAACAATGAGTTTGGGGCTGTTGATCATGAGCGCCTCTCCAAAATGCTTAGTCTTCCTGAAGAGCTTGCTCGGATGTACAGAGATGACATTACAATCAttgtagttcagttcaattctcACGTTGTAGGGGCATATCAAAACCAGGAACAGTGA
- the PDP1 gene encoding pyruvate dehyrogenase phosphatase catalytic subunit 1 isoform X3, whose amino-acid sequence MPAPTQLFFPLIRNCELSRIYGTACYCHHKHLCCSPPYIPQSHPRYTPHPAYATFYRPKESWWQYTQGRRYASTPQKFYLTPPQVNSILKANEYSFKVPEFDGKNVSSVLGFDSNQLPANAPIEDRRSAATCLQTRGMLLGVFDGHAGCACSQAVSERLFYYIAVSLLPHETLLEIENAVESGRALLPILQWHKHPNDYFSKEASKLYFNSLRTYWQELIDLNTGESTDIDVKEALINAFKRLDNDISLEAQVGDPNSFLNYLVLRVAFSGATACVAHVDGVDLHVANTGDSRAMLGVQEEDGSWSAVTLSNDHNAQNEREVERLKLEHPKNEAKSVVKQDRLLGLLMPFRAFGDVKFKWSIDLQKRVIESGPDQLNDNEYTKFIPPNYYTPPYLTAEPEVTYHRLRPQDKFLVLATDGLWETMHRQDVVRIVGEYLTGMHHQQPIAVGGYKVTLGQMHGLLTERRAKMSSVFEDQNAATHLIRHAVGNNEFGAVDHERLSKMLSLPEELARMYRDDITIIVVQFNSHVVGAYQNQEQ is encoded by the coding sequence ATGCCAGCACCAACTCAACTGTTTTTCCCTCTGATTCGTAACTGTGAACTGAGCAGAATCTATGGCACTGCATGTTACTGCCACCACAAACATCTCTGCTGCTCACCCCCTTATATTCCGCAGAGTCACCCGAGATACACACCCCATCCGGCGTACGCTACCTTTTACAGGCCAAAGGAGAGCTGGTGGCAGTACACCCAAGGAAGGAGATACGCTTCCACACCGCAGAAGTTTTACCTCACACCTCCCCAAGTCAATAGCATCCTGAAAGCTAATGAGTACAGTTTCAAAGTGCCAGAATTTGATGGCAAAAATGTAAGTTCTGTCCTTGGATTTGACAGCAATCAGCTGCCGGCAAATGCACCCATTGAGGACCGGAGGAGTGCAGCAACCTGCTTGCAGACCAGAGGGATGCTTTTGGGGGTTTTCGATGGCCACGCAGGCTGTGCTTGCTCCCAGGCAGTTAGTGAAAGACTCTTTTACTATATTGCTGTCTCTTTGTTACCCCACGAGACTTTGCTGGAAATCGAAAATGCCGTGGAGAGCGGTCGAGCCCTGCTGCCCATTCTCCAGTGGCACAAGCACCCCAACGATTACTTCAGTAAGGAGGCGTCCAAGTTATATTTCAACAGCTTGAGGACTTACTGGCAAGAGCTTATTGACCTCAACACTGGGGAGTCGACTGATATTGATGTTAAGGAGGCTTTGATTAATGCTTTTAAGAGGCTTGATAATGACATCTCCTTGGAGGCTCAAGTTGGTGATCCCAATTCTTTCCTCAACTACCTAGTGCTTCGAGTGGCATTTTCTGGGGCCACAGCTTGCGTGGCCCATGTGGATGGCGTTGACCTTCATGTGGCCAACACTGGCGATAGCAGAGCCATGCTGGGGGTGCAGGAAGAGGACGGCTCTTGGTCGGCCGTCACCCTGTCTAATGACCACAACGCTCAGAATGAGAGAGAAGTGGAACGGCTGAAACTGGAGCACCCAAAGAACGAGGCCAAGAGTGTGGTGAAACAGGATCGGCTGCTTGGCTTGCTGATGCCTTTTCGGGCTTTTGGAGACGTCAAGTTCAAATGGAGCATTGACCTTCAGAAGAGAGTGATAGAATCTGGCCCAGACCAGTTGAATGACAATGAATACACCAAGTTCATCCCTCCTAATTATTACACACCTCCTTATCTCACTGCTGAACCAGAAGTAACTTACCACCGATTAAGGCCACAGGATAAATTTCTGGTACTGGCGACTGATGGGCTGTGGGAGACAATGCACAGGCAGGATGTGGTTAGGATTGTGGGTGAGTACCTAACAGGCATGCACCACCAGCAGCCAATAGCCGTTGGTGGCTATAAGGTGACTCTGGGGCAGATGCATGGCCTTTTAACAGAACGGAGAGCTAAGATGTCATCAGTGTTTGAGGACCAGAATGCAGCAACCCACCTTATTCGCCACGCTGTGGGCAACAATGAGTTTGGGGCTGTTGATCATGAGCGCCTCTCCAAAATGCTTAGTCTTCCTGAAGAGCTTGCTCGGATGTACAGAGATGACATTACAATCAttgtagttcagttcaattctcACGTTGTAGGGGCATATCAAAACCAGGAACAGTGA
- the PDP1 gene encoding pyruvate dehyrogenase phosphatase catalytic subunit 1 isoform X1, whose protein sequence is MSNSPILLHICLSNPASKHKQYLDSTCIPYRNTGIPVRSSSLPLFSDAMPAPTQLFFPLIRNCELSRIYGTACYCHHKHLCCSPPYIPQSHPRYTPHPAYATFYRPKESWWQYTQGRRYASTPQKFYLTPPQVNSILKANEYSFKVPEFDGKNVSSVLGFDSNQLPANAPIEDRRSAATCLQTRGMLLGVFDGHAGCACSQAVSERLFYYIAVSLLPHETLLEIENAVESGRALLPILQWHKHPNDYFSKEASKLYFNSLRTYWQELIDLNTGESTDIDVKEALINAFKRLDNDISLEAQVGDPNSFLNYLVLRVAFSGATACVAHVDGVDLHVANTGDSRAMLGVQEEDGSWSAVTLSNDHNAQNEREVERLKLEHPKNEAKSVVKQDRLLGLLMPFRAFGDVKFKWSIDLQKRVIESGPDQLNDNEYTKFIPPNYYTPPYLTAEPEVTYHRLRPQDKFLVLATDGLWETMHRQDVVRIVGEYLTGMHHQQPIAVGGYKVTLGQMHGLLTERRAKMSSVFEDQNAATHLIRHAVGNNEFGAVDHERLSKMLSLPEELARMYRDDITIIVVQFNSHVVGAYQNQEQ, encoded by the exons ATGTCAAATAGCCCAATTCTGTTACACATCTGTCTCTCAAACCCCGCCTCCAAACACAAACAGTACTTGGATTCAACCTGCATTCCATACAGAAACAcag GAATCCCGGTCAGAAGTTCCAGCCTGCCACTGTTCTCTGATGCCATGCCAGCACCAACTCAACTGTTTTTCCCTCTGATTCGTAACTGTGAACTGAGCAGAATCTATGGCACTGCATGTTACTGCCACCACAAACATCTCTGCTGCTCACCCCCTTATATTCCGCAGAGTCACCCGAGATACACACCCCATCCGGCGTACGCTACCTTTTACAGGCCAAAGGAGAGCTGGTGGCAGTACACCCAAGGAAGGAGATACGCTTCCACACCGCAGAAGTTTTACCTCACACCTCCCCAAGTCAATAGCATCCTGAAAGCTAATGAGTACAGTTTCAAAGTGCCAGAATTTGATGGCAAAAATGTAAGTTCTGTCCTTGGATTTGACAGCAATCAGCTGCCGGCAAATGCACCCATTGAGGACCGGAGGAGTGCAGCAACCTGCTTGCAGACCAGAGGGATGCTTTTGGGGGTTTTCGATGGCCACGCAGGCTGTGCTTGCTCCCAGGCAGTTAGTGAAAGACTCTTTTACTATATTGCTGTCTCTTTGTTACCCCACGAGACTTTGCTGGAAATCGAAAATGCCGTGGAGAGCGGTCGAGCCCTGCTGCCCATTCTCCAGTGGCACAAGCACCCCAACGATTACTTCAGTAAGGAGGCGTCCAAGTTATATTTCAACAGCTTGAGGACTTACTGGCAAGAGCTTATTGACCTCAACACTGGGGAGTCGACTGATATTGATGTTAAGGAGGCTTTGATTAATGCTTTTAAGAGGCTTGATAATGACATCTCCTTGGAGGCTCAAGTTGGTGATCCCAATTCTTTCCTCAACTACCTAGTGCTTCGAGTGGCATTTTCTGGGGCCACAGCTTGCGTGGCCCATGTGGATGGCGTTGACCTTCATGTGGCCAACACTGGCGATAGCAGAGCCATGCTGGGGGTGCAGGAAGAGGACGGCTCTTGGTCGGCCGTCACCCTGTCTAATGACCACAACGCTCAGAATGAGAGAGAAGTGGAACGGCTGAAACTGGAGCACCCAAAGAACGAGGCCAAGAGTGTGGTGAAACAGGATCGGCTGCTTGGCTTGCTGATGCCTTTTCGGGCTTTTGGAGACGTCAAGTTCAAATGGAGCATTGACCTTCAGAAGAGAGTGATAGAATCTGGCCCAGACCAGTTGAATGACAATGAATACACCAAGTTCATCCCTCCTAATTATTACACACCTCCTTATCTCACTGCTGAACCAGAAGTAACTTACCACCGATTAAGGCCACAGGATAAATTTCTGGTACTGGCGACTGATGGGCTGTGGGAGACAATGCACAGGCAGGATGTGGTTAGGATTGTGGGTGAGTACCTAACAGGCATGCACCACCAGCAGCCAATAGCCGTTGGTGGCTATAAGGTGACTCTGGGGCAGATGCATGGCCTTTTAACAGAACGGAGAGCTAAGATGTCATCAGTGTTTGAGGACCAGAATGCAGCAACCCACCTTATTCGCCACGCTGTGGGCAACAATGAGTTTGGGGCTGTTGATCATGAGCGCCTCTCCAAAATGCTTAGTCTTCCTGAAGAGCTTGCTCGGATGTACAGAGATGACATTACAATCAttgtagttcagttcaattctcACGTTGTAGGGGCATATCAAAACCAGGAACAGTGA